One Methanobacterium bryantii genomic window carries:
- a CDS encoding ATP-binding protein, with the protein MGTIIKEIKISDDSYSFISEGKEGDVLKNLSKINIFVGQNNSGKSRFLRSIVKNRDLKYLPNNNDYIEINEFIRRLNDAIQKFIYKHKRLLNSQYMQKLNSKLHEVTEIEYLEYGENHLISLFELNDLIKSLDVTSYSNTDPEEMGMRNDIEVSLNTDLEENVHLAEPLGKELINILDKCSSSLEKPLKDYNFDFEFNKIYIPILRGSRTINLGVNTRNYNYKDMKDYSLPYDIDSDLYKFRTLLDYFASEVEEDPSFSDTVFTGLSTYDAVRNHKVSEDEEKQDLMDEFEEYLSENFFVNEKVKITSADDENGNKKDVIIVKIGNERGKPIYDLGDGIQSIITITLPLFLIKDKIKGNENVLVFIEEPEHLLHPSLQRKLIETFNDERFKGFQFFFTTHSNHFLDISLDFEGISMFTVSKHLDDYNNSKFLVKNVDFGDNNLLNLLGIRSSSVFLTNCNIWVEGITDVLYLRRFFNIYQDYMKKKNKNFKKFDEDRHYSFYVYNGSDITNLLDLSIDTDDRRLNRLLVVRDGDTEKVKHKKAENDELKNKLSNKFKLLDCWEVENLLAEHVILKTLEKDKRYRNKISNKTFKPKEYKNGDLGDFIKVNVCGNQIGWNPIKKKKKFYERVEKNIVDWDDLSKGMRELCDEIHNFIKENNL; encoded by the coding sequence ATGGGAACTATAATTAAGGAAATAAAGATATCTGATGATTCATATTCTTTTATTTCTGAGGGGAAAGAAGGAGATGTTTTAAAGAATTTATCCAAGATTAACATTTTTGTTGGGCAAAATAACTCTGGTAAAAGTCGGTTTTTAAGATCTATAGTTAAAAATCGTGATCTTAAGTACTTACCAAATAATAATGATTATATTGAAATTAATGAATTTATCCGCCGATTAAACGATGCAATTCAAAAATTTATTTATAAACATAAACGTCTGCTTAATTCGCAGTATATGCAAAAATTAAATTCAAAATTACATGAAGTAACTGAAATTGAGTATTTAGAATATGGGGAAAATCATTTAATCTCTCTTTTTGAACTCAATGATTTAATAAAAAGTTTAGATGTCACTAGTTATTCAAATACAGATCCAGAAGAAATGGGTATGAGAAATGATATAGAAGTATCCTTAAACACTGATTTAGAGGAAAATGTACATTTAGCAGAACCTCTAGGAAAAGAACTAATAAATATCTTAGATAAATGTTCATCCAGTTTAGAAAAACCTTTAAAAGACTATAATTTTGATTTTGAATTTAATAAAATTTATATTCCTATTTTAAGAGGGTCACGCACAATTAATTTAGGAGTAAATACTAGAAATTATAATTATAAAGATATGAAGGATTATTCTCTTCCTTATGATATAGATAGTGATTTATATAAATTTCGTACTTTATTAGATTATTTTGCCTCAGAAGTCGAAGAAGATCCTTCATTTTCAGACACGGTATTTACAGGACTTAGTACGTATGATGCAGTTAGAAATCATAAAGTTAGTGAAGATGAGGAAAAACAAGATTTAATGGATGAGTTTGAGGAGTACTTGTCTGAAAATTTTTTTGTGAATGAAAAAGTCAAAATCACTTCTGCTGATGATGAAAATGGGAATAAAAAAGATGTTATCATAGTCAAAATAGGAAACGAAAGAGGAAAACCCATTTATGATCTTGGTGATGGAATTCAATCAATAATTACTATAACTTTGCCTCTATTCCTCATAAAAGATAAAATTAAAGGCAATGAGAATGTATTAGTTTTTATAGAAGAACCAGAACATCTTTTGCACCCAAGTTTACAGCGAAAATTAATTGAAACATTTAATGATGAACGTTTTAAAGGATTTCAATTCTTTTTTACAACTCATTCTAACCATTTCCTGGATATTTCGTTAGATTTTGAAGGTATTTCAATGTTTACAGTGAGTAAACACTTAGATGATTATAATAACTCTAAATTTCTGGTTAAAAATGTTGATTTTGGAGATAATAATCTATTGAACTTATTAGGCATTAGAAGTTCATCAGTTTTCCTTACAAACTGTAATATTTGGGTAGAAGGGATTACAGATGTCCTTTATCTCAGGCGATTCTTTAATATTTATCAAGACTATATGAAAAAGAAAAATAAAAATTTTAAAAAATTTGATGAAGATCGACATTATTCTTTTTATGTGTATAATGGCAGTGATATTACTAATTTACTAGATTTAAGCATAGATACTGATGATCGGAGACTTAACAGACTTTTAGTTGTAAGGGATGGGGATACAGAGAAAGTAAAACATAAAAAAGCAGAAAATGACGAATTAAAAAATAAATTAAGCAATAAATTTAAGTTACTTGACTGCTGGGAAGTCGAAAACCTTTTAGCTGAACATGTAATTCTTAAAACATTAGAAAAAGATAAAAGATATAGAAATAAGATTTCAAATAAAACATTTAAACCAAAAGAGTATAAAAATGGGGATTTAGGAGATTTCATAAAAGTAAATGTTTGTGGAAATCAAATAGGGTGGAATCCTATTAAAAAGAAGAAAAAATTTTATGAAAGAGTAGAAAAAAATATTGTAGATTGGGATGACCTTTCAAAGGGTATGCGAGAATTATGCGATG
- a CDS encoding ABC-three component system protein, which produces MGNKTSKFSANASYLGYMYQVRYALYNSLVKIKDRLYDEFSISIETLDDVVFHQEFKPMEILQTKHHLREETRLTDRSKELWKSIRIWGEGIKNNTIPINSNFFLITTAEVPNNTIIKYLKSDDDLRDIKEVLKAFNEISSEKTNETNLPGYKAFRSLSESEKEKLLSNIFVIDSAPSILDLDKLLIQEIIPAANKKDWDSFLKRLEGWWIRRVCEHVLPEKKINISSSEILGQMSSLRDQFKEDSLPIDDDEIEERLSWLVDDSSHDDRIFVKQLKMINVSNKRVFRAIKNYYRAYEQRSIWLEDGFLFPGELEKYEEKLMEEWEYIFEQQKDEMGEIASEREKKKAARAIYSWVETKASCYIRPECTEPYVIRGTYQKLADDLHVGWHPEFKERLMYLLEK; this is translated from the coding sequence ATGGGAAATAAAACATCTAAATTTAGCGCTAATGCTTCTTATTTAGGATATATGTATCAAGTTAGATATGCATTGTATAATAGTTTAGTTAAAATTAAAGATAGATTATATGATGAATTTTCAATTTCAATAGAAACATTAGATGATGTAGTATTTCACCAAGAATTTAAACCCATGGAGATTCTACAAACAAAACATCACTTAAGAGAAGAAACTAGATTAACAGATCGTTCCAAAGAACTTTGGAAAAGTATTCGCATATGGGGTGAAGGGATAAAAAACAATACTATACCCATAAACTCCAATTTTTTCCTCATAACTACTGCTGAAGTCCCAAATAACACAATTATAAAATATTTGAAGTCAGATGATGATTTAAGGGATATTAAAGAAGTATTAAAAGCATTTAATGAAATATCCTCTGAAAAAACAAATGAAACTAATCTTCCAGGGTATAAAGCGTTTAGATCCCTTTCAGAAAGTGAAAAAGAAAAATTGTTAAGTAATATATTTGTTATTGATTCTGCACCCTCTATTTTAGATCTAGACAAGTTGCTTATTCAAGAAATTATACCTGCTGCAAATAAAAAGGATTGGGATTCTTTTTTGAAAAGACTCGAGGGTTGGTGGATTAGAAGAGTATGTGAACATGTACTGCCTGAAAAGAAAATAAATATTTCAAGTTCAGAAATTCTTGGACAAATGTCTTCTCTACGCGATCAATTTAAAGAAGATAGCTTACCTATCGATGATGATGAAATAGAAGAAAGATTAAGCTGGTTAGTCGATGATTCCAGCCATGATGATAGAATTTTTGTTAAACAATTAAAGATGATAAATGTTAGCAATAAAAGAGTTTTTCGTGCTATTAAAAATTATTATAGGGCTTATGAGCAACGTTCAATATGGCTTGAGGATGGTTTTCTATTTCCAGGTGAGCTAGAAAAATATGAAGAAAAGTTGATGGAAGAATGGGAATATATTTTTGAGCAACAAAAAGATGAAATGGGCGAAATTGCTTCAGAAAGAGAAAAGAAAAAAGCAGCTAGAGCCATATATTCCTGGGTTGAGACTAAAGCCTCATGTTATATACGTCCAGAATGTACAGAACCATATGTAATTAGAGGCACTTATCAAAAACTTGCTGATGATCTTCATGTTGGTTGGCATCCCGAATTCAAAGAAAGATTGATGTATTTATTAGAAAAGTGA
- a CDS encoding three component ABC system middle component — translation MKPWNQRPPEEAYLFNPAFCCNILTSSIVGYMEFNNNKGMPFPLSFIILPIILHRPTRNSLPDLRTSLAPWILKHQESRILFPERTISLKPITKEALLFGFSHKWIQLDENSNLKSNEKSKVNESMRKLKGDAYNCIKTSRFLGRWFAKAGPAQNIMTMWGVRP, via the coding sequence ATGAAACCATGGAATCAACGTCCCCCAGAAGAAGCTTATTTGTTTAATCCTGCTTTCTGCTGTAATATACTCACGTCTTCAATTGTTGGCTATATGGAGTTTAATAATAACAAAGGAATGCCATTTCCCTTATCTTTTATTATATTACCTATTATATTACATCGCCCCACAAGAAATTCGCTTCCTGACTTAAGGACTTCTTTAGCTCCTTGGATATTGAAACATCAAGAATCTCGCATACTTTTCCCTGAAAGAACAATTTCATTAAAACCCATTACTAAAGAAGCTTTATTATTTGGATTTTCTCATAAATGGATACAATTAGATGAGAATAGTAATTTAAAAAGCAATGAAAAATCCAAGGTAAATGAATCTATGCGAAAATTAAAAGGGGATGCTTATAATTGCATTAAAACTTCAAGATTTCTTGGCAGGTGGTTTGCAAAGGCAGGGCCAGCCCAGAACATCATGACAATGTGGGGGGTCAGACCATAA
- a CDS encoding AbrB/MazE/SpoVT family DNA-binding domain-containing protein: protein MEQIEMLKHVDAQGRIVLPKKWRDKHLKDPSVVMLVKDGEIVVKANEPEDISDLIDSVELNIKSDLGDWDEVRKELYDIGQKKRRM, encoded by the coding sequence ATGGAGCAAATAGAAATGTTGAAACATGTAGATGCACAGGGGAGGATAGTACTCCCTAAAAAATGGAGAGATAAACATTTGAAAGATCCTTCTGTAGTGATGCTTGTAAAAGATGGTGAAATAGTTGTAAAAGCCAATGAACCTGAAGATATAAGCGATCTCATAGATTCAGTTGAACTGAATATAAAGTCTGATTTAGGAGATTGGGATGAGGTCAGGAAAGAGCTGTATGATATAGGTCAAAAGAAGAGAAGGATGTGA
- a CDS encoding PD-(D/E)XK nuclease domain-containing protein gives MLNELKDRIYGLYQEVNETYTNGNHDSYEFHRIEFNKILKEVHSLGLCTSINRIQEVAPYDKGNFMSSAVGGVLSALATKNMKYDVSSTEINKHGEIKYNIRLLKDCITKKKDKSEIDSTTKIQSTNKDVLEHLFKKFHLVSQQLLIRHDDRETLEIDDEYDVQDLMHSLLWLFFDNINDEESVPSSAGSNSLIDFIMKDESIGIEIKSTTAASYTKKNSTKKMSEQLKIDIHSYKEHPQIEELYCFVYDPGYNIKNPIGFEKELSEQGENYSVYVYVYPKP, from the coding sequence ATGTTAAATGAATTAAAGGATAGGATATACGGATTATATCAAGAGGTTAATGAGACTTATACTAACGGAAATCATGATTCATATGAATTTCATCGAATAGAATTTAACAAAATACTTAAAGAAGTCCACTCTTTAGGCCTTTGTACATCAATAAACAGAATACAAGAAGTAGCACCATATGATAAAGGTAATTTCATGTCCAGTGCCGTAGGAGGCGTTCTTAGCGCATTAGCTACTAAAAATATGAAGTATGATGTATCTTCTACTGAAATAAATAAACATGGAGAAATAAAATATAACATTAGACTGTTAAAAGATTGTATTACAAAGAAAAAAGATAAATCAGAAATTGACTCTACTACAAAAATTCAATCTACAAATAAAGATGTACTTGAACATTTATTTAAAAAGTTCCATTTGGTATCACAACAATTATTAATAAGACATGATGACAGGGAAACACTAGAGATCGACGATGAATACGATGTTCAAGACTTGATGCATAGTTTATTATGGTTATTTTTTGATAATATAAATGATGAAGAATCTGTTCCTAGTAGTGCAGGTTCTAATTCTCTTATAGACTTTATAATGAAAGATGAATCAATTGGTATTGAAATTAAATCAACCACTGCAGCATCATATACAAAGAAAAATTCTACAAAAAAAATGAGTGAACAACTAAAAATTGACATACATTCCTATAAAGAACATCCCCAAATAGAAGAATTATATTGTTTCGTATACGATCCAGGTTATAACATAAAAAATCCAATAGGATTTGAAAAAGAGTTATCAGAACAGGGTGAAAATTACAGCGTTTATGTATATGTTTATCCAAAGCCTTAA
- a CDS encoding DUF1523 family protein: MFIAPNWLEGLLIQAGIYIGIPLLIAVILGLVKWKKLKDKPHQKAYPGEPYYEEPYYNESKKLSIAITFALAFMVSAIVMYPLGCVYWWSAYEVPSVQEKIITVQGWEPKAGMVSGDYSGMVISNADQLMLVAKDGEGFFNNENFLFQKFNTRDIFNQLKVGGTYKIKYYGWRNGYNSGFPNILSVEQVINETNTTSNDYNKYFGTKFAY, translated from the coding sequence ATGTTTATAGCACCAAATTGGTTAGAAGGACTATTAATACAGGCAGGTATATACATAGGAATCCCTTTACTTATCGCTGTAATTTTAGGGCTAGTAAAATGGAAAAAATTGAAGGATAAACCACATCAAAAGGCATATCCTGGTGAACCATATTATGAAGAACCATATTACAATGAATCAAAGAAGTTATCAATAGCTATAACGTTTGCTTTAGCTTTTATGGTATCAGCCATAGTAATGTACCCACTTGGCTGTGTATACTGGTGGAGTGCATATGAAGTACCATCGGTACAGGAGAAAATAATTACAGTTCAAGGATGGGAACCTAAGGCCGGAATGGTCTCCGGTGATTATAGCGGGATGGTTATAAGTAATGCAGATCAATTAATGCTTGTTGCAAAGGACGGTGAAGGGTTCTTTAATAATGAAAACTTCCTGTTCCAGAAATTCAATACAAGGGATATCTTCAACCAGTTAAAAGTTGGGGGAACATACAAAATCAAATATTATGGATGGAGAAATGGATACAACAGCGGATTCCCAAATATACTAAGTGTTGAACAGGTTATAAACGAAACAAATACAACTAGCAATGATTATAATAAATATTTCGGTACGAAATTTGCATACTAA
- a CDS encoding DUF3732 domain-containing protein has translation MEIVLYNHKGDQNSIKFKLGDLNIITGLGGTGKTALIGITEYCLGSGDCRIPEGPTIDNVDWVGLKLQLKNGQAFVARKIPTDDKKSSEEIFYKVQSELEIPPYSELEKIGNLDVLTALLTQLCGIDNNIQESNSGKKFPANIRHSLYYNFQEESELTTNKFLFHKQDTFAVNDMKLTLPYFLDAYSDDLIKKIKELKKQKKRLKLLLRKQSEFEAVRGADLSLAKNLILEAQNIGLTSISFVPDTWENCVKMLNKIRDMPIEYHEDFNEHNEVFDKLIEENNDLRNELNRTRREIKSIEELNTYQSGFSNEANSQLLKIKSIELFEDNHNNINYCPICESKINDKKIPSLEQLKKSSKQLESQIRDVEENSPQMQKVLEDLKNKKYNLELKLKENRMSRKKIQDSNLRLKRLKENSEKKIYLRGQIDLYVDSISDLVEDVDLQLEIDEINDRISHLKEETDPKKYNERMQKILEEINKSINNWAKFLNLQHPECPLSFDYKKLTLLVHFEKGPRPMSKIGSSATHRGYHILTHLALHKWFVENNRPVPRFLYIDQPSQSNFIPENASKEKKEREHEDVLDIYKLLYKFIKEIRPDFQIIVTDHADFEDKFFQERIIDRWDSEKKLVPEEWTKSD, from the coding sequence ATGGAAATAGTGTTATATAACCATAAAGGAGATCAAAACTCCATAAAATTCAAATTAGGAGATTTAAATATAATAACGGGTCTCGGTGGAACAGGTAAAACTGCATTGATAGGGATAACTGAATATTGCTTAGGAAGTGGTGATTGTAGAATTCCTGAAGGGCCTACTATCGATAATGTAGATTGGGTAGGATTAAAGCTTCAATTAAAAAATGGTCAAGCTTTTGTAGCTAGAAAAATACCAACGGATGATAAAAAATCTTCCGAAGAAATATTTTATAAAGTTCAGTCAGAATTAGAAATACCCCCTTACTCTGAATTAGAAAAAATAGGCAATTTAGATGTCTTAACAGCATTATTAACACAATTATGTGGAATAGATAATAATATACAAGAATCAAATTCTGGAAAGAAATTTCCAGCTAATATAAGACATTCACTATATTATAATTTCCAAGAAGAAAGTGAACTTACAACTAATAAATTTCTATTTCACAAACAAGATACTTTCGCAGTTAATGATATGAAGTTGACTCTGCCCTATTTTCTTGATGCTTACAGTGATGATTTAATAAAAAAGATTAAAGAACTTAAAAAACAAAAAAAACGGTTAAAACTTCTACTTAGAAAACAATCTGAATTTGAAGCCGTCAGAGGAGCAGATTTAAGCCTTGCTAAAAATTTAATTTTAGAGGCTCAAAATATTGGGCTCACTAGTATTAGTTTTGTCCCAGATACTTGGGAAAACTGTGTTAAAATGCTCAATAAAATACGAGATATGCCTATTGAGTATCATGAAGACTTTAATGAACATAATGAAGTTTTTGATAAACTAATTGAAGAGAATAATGATTTAAGGAACGAATTAAACAGAACTAGGCGAGAAATAAAGTCTATAGAAGAACTTAATACTTATCAAAGTGGTTTTTCCAATGAAGCAAATTCACAATTATTAAAAATTAAAAGTATTGAATTATTTGAAGATAATCACAATAATATTAATTATTGTCCCATTTGCGAATCAAAAATAAATGACAAAAAAATTCCATCATTAGAACAATTAAAAAAATCTTCAAAACAATTAGAATCTCAAATTAGAGATGTTGAAGAAAATTCTCCACAAATGCAAAAAGTTTTAGAAGATCTTAAAAATAAAAAATACAATCTTGAATTGAAACTAAAAGAAAATAGAATGTCTAGAAAAAAAATACAAGATTCTAACTTAAGGCTTAAAAGACTTAAAGAAAATTCAGAAAAAAAGATTTATTTAAGAGGCCAGATTGATCTTTACGTCGATAGTATTTCTGATTTAGTAGAAGATGTAGATCTCCAGCTCGAAATCGATGAAATAAATGATAGAATATCTCATCTGAAAGAAGAAACAGACCCTAAAAAATACAATGAACGTATGCAAAAAATTTTAGAGGAGATAAACAAAAGCATAAATAATTGGGCTAAATTCTTAAACTTACAACATCCGGAATGTCCATTATCTTTTGACTACAAAAAATTAACATTATTAGTTCATTTTGAAAAAGGTCCACGTCCAATGTCTAAAATAGGTAGTAGTGCAACACATAGAGGTTACCATATACTTACACACTTAGCTCTTCACAAATGGTTTGTAGAGAATAATAGACCAGTTCCCAGATTTCTTTATATAGATCAACCATCACAAAGCAATTTCATACCCGAAAATGCGAGTAAAGAAAAGAAAGAAAGAGAACATGAAGATGTTTTAGATATTTATAAACTTTTATATAAATTCATCAAAGAAATTAGGCCAGATTTCCAGATAATTGTCACAGATCATGCTGATTTTGAAGATAAATTTTTCCAAGAACGTATAATTGACAGATGGGATTCTGAAAAAAAGTTAGTGCCAGAAGAATGGACCAAATCAGATTGA
- a CDS encoding AAA family ATPase yields MPILPLGIPTDLDKYFYNREKDIITIKSFLNTLNYGVANQMLVTGYRGVGKSFLLKKLLAELPDNILTAYIDMSKIFGIQKGKITEELIMNSLLEAMNESLREDMDDLTKSYDIVKDLIRKLQPSNTKRLGPQNSTNFGRQKKFDFKEAGTAMGIAIPDIKDNYEKLSKFVMEFPQRVVELSNGEISGFVIVIDEFQLIGELDSPEAFFWLFRSYTQEQDNVSYIFTGSTSASSDIVDKINGIKGAFGGRMTQYTVDPFTREESEGYLKEKVSELKFTESGLERFYKCTRGYPAYINSFCNTMSGDVEYDDELVIQTFYEKIEQVAIMWTAVWATLSGKEKDIITTLVENGPLSWSDLLAGVDFSNKTLAKYVNIIKNKGILSHSGKKYMIEDHMLLAWLGYKKERDGFYPP; encoded by the coding sequence ATGCCAATTTTACCATTAGGAATTCCTACAGATTTGGATAAATATTTTTACAACCGCGAAAAAGATATAATAACGATAAAATCCTTTTTAAATACACTTAACTATGGTGTAGCTAATCAAATGTTAGTTACAGGATATAGGGGCGTTGGTAAATCATTTTTATTGAAGAAACTGTTAGCAGAATTACCTGATAATATTCTCACGGCATATATAGACATGTCTAAAATATTCGGTATTCAAAAAGGCAAGATAACAGAAGAATTAATAATGAACAGCCTTTTAGAAGCAATGAATGAGTCACTGCGAGAAGATATGGATGATTTGACAAAATCATATGATATAGTTAAGGATCTTATAAGAAAACTCCAGCCCTCAAACACAAAGCGTTTGGGGCCCCAAAATTCTACGAATTTTGGACGGCAGAAAAAATTTGATTTTAAAGAAGCAGGGACAGCTATGGGAATAGCAATTCCTGATATTAAGGATAACTACGAAAAACTCAGTAAATTTGTAATGGAATTCCCCCAAAGAGTTGTTGAGCTTTCAAATGGAGAAATAAGCGGTTTTGTAATAGTAATAGATGAATTCCAACTTATCGGCGAATTAGATTCTCCAGAAGCATTTTTCTGGTTGTTCAGGAGTTATACTCAGGAACAGGATAACGTGAGCTATATTTTTACAGGGTCAACATCTGCATCCAGTGATATTGTAGATAAAATAAATGGTATAAAAGGGGCTTTTGGGGGTAGAATGACCCAGTATACTGTTGACCCATTCACAAGGGAAGAATCTGAAGGTTATTTAAAAGAAAAAGTATCGGAGTTAAAATTTACTGAAAGTGGTTTAGAACGATTTTATAAATGCACAAGGGGATACCCTGCGTATATAAACAGCTTTTGTAATACAATGTCTGGAGATGTAGAATATGATGATGAACTGGTTATCCAGACATTCTATGAAAAAATTGAGCAGGTTGCCATTATGTGGACTGCAGTATGGGCCACACTTTCAGGTAAAGAAAAAGATATCATTACAACCCTTGTTGAAAATGGGCCGTTAAGCTGGAGTGATTTATTGGCCGGAGTAGACTTTTCCAATAAAACGCTTGCAAAATATGTGAATATAATAAAAAATAAGGGCATACTGTCCCATTCAGGTAAAAAATACATGATTGAGGACCACATGTTATTGGCCTGGTTGGGGTATAAGAAAGAGAGGGACGGTTTTTACCCGCCTTAA
- a CDS encoding type II toxin-antitoxin system VapC family toxin, which yields MVDANVFIHGILKPRKNISKSNKELKKRANNLVLRINKGEPVGICVIQLSEVIRIFENLKEHEIAFRLQKFFLKSPSIKKFPVYEEDFLHAHSLVDKYRDNKISFNDALAYSVMKREGIEEIYSFSAHFDIFDDIKRLEG from the coding sequence ATGGTGGACGCCAATGTTTTCATCCACGGCATACTAAAGCCGCGCAAAAACATCTCAAAAAGCAATAAAGAGCTGAAAAAAAGGGCAAATAATTTAGTTTTAAGGATAAATAAAGGAGAACCTGTTGGAATTTGTGTAATTCAGTTATCTGAAGTTATACGCATCTTCGAAAACCTTAAAGAACATGAAATCGCTTTTAGACTTCAAAAATTCTTCTTAAAAAGCCCAAGCATCAAAAAATTCCCTGTTTACGAAGAAGACTTTTTGCACGCGCATAGTCTCGTTGATAAATATAGAGACAATAAAATTAGCTTTAACGATGCATTAGCTTACAGCGTGATGAAAAGGGAAGGTATTGAAGAGATTTATTCTTTTAGTGCACATTTTGATATTTTTGATGATATTAAAAGGCTTGAAGGATGA
- a CDS encoding DUF1523 family protein, with product MFVAPSWLEGLLIQVGMYIVIPLIIATVVAVVKWKKLNDMEPHHKEPHHKETHHKESPHNKSHHKEPHHKKPPHKEPHHRGSNHKGSLIITFVLAFIVSIIAVYPLGCVYWWSAYEVPSVQEKIITVQGWETKPGIIADKYGRMVIDNANELMLVTTSNEGFFNNENFLFQKFNTRDIFNQLKVGGTYKIKYYGWRNGYNSGFPNVLSVEQVINETNATNNDYNKYFGTKLAY from the coding sequence ATGTTTGTAGCACCAAGTTGGTTAGAAGGACTGCTGATACAGGTAGGCATGTATATAGTAATCCCGTTAATTATCGCTACAGTTGTGGCGGTAGTAAAATGGAAAAAACTGAATGATATGGAACCGCATCACAAGGAACCACACCATAAGGAAACACACCATAAAGAATCACCCCATAATAAATCACATCACAAGGAACCGCATCATAAGAAACCACCTCACAAAGAACCGCATCACAGGGGATCAAATCATAAAGGATCACTAATTATAACGTTTGTTTTAGCTTTTATTGTATCAATCATAGCAGTTTACCCACTCGGCTGTGTATACTGGTGGAGTGCATATGAAGTACCATCTGTACAAGAAAAAATAATTACAGTTCAAGGATGGGAAACTAAACCCGGAATAATTGCCGATAAATATGGTAGGATGGTTATAGACAATGCAAATGAATTAATGCTTGTTACAACCAGTAATGAAGGGTTCTTTAATAATGAAAACTTCCTGTTCCAAAAATTCAATACACGGGATATTTTTAACCAGTTAAAAGTTGGGGGAACCTATAAAATCAAATATTATGGATGGAGAAATGGATACAACAGCGGATTCCCAAATGTACTAAGTGTTGAACAGGTTATAAACGAAACCAATGCAACGAACAATGATTATAATAAATATTTCGGTACAAAATTAGCATACTAA